In Desulforamulus hydrothermalis Lam5 = DSM 18033, a genomic segment contains:
- a CDS encoding aldehyde ferredoxin oxidoreductase family protein — MVKGFYGKLLRIDLTNRLYQAESIPEEVLAQYLGGKGLGSYLLWQENVAKADPLGPGNKLIFALGPATGSGFFGVGRFGVFARSPLTGGFGESYCGGKAAEAMKAAGYDAVIVEGCADRPVYLEISDRGVAFREAAHLWGLDTIKTEETILKEVNRPGAQAVVIGPAGEQQVAFACLESSFWRSAGRGGMGAVLGSKKVKGIVFYGTARSPVADEAGLQELLTGLARSAQGQPGVKFYRTYGTPGMVALLNKAGAFPSRYWSAGELPEWEQISGERLLEHYHVQPRACCRCLLACGKLVTVKTGLRRGLQLEGPEYETIYAFGGLCCITDMDEIIYLNHLCDRLGMDTITAGNLVALAMEATARGKGNLDIAYGDAAATARLLEQTARREGAGAVLADGIIPAAERLGMTEEAVHVKGMEPAGYDPRILKGVGLGYATSARGACHLRATFYKPELSGVINPDTVEGKPELYIEYENRLTVFNTLILCVFFRDLVQWEQLQELLRVLTGYSYEVGDLRQTANRIITLNRMFNLRCGFDRRHDTLPDKIFKQPLAGRGISRDELAGMVQRYYQLRGWDDKGIPGELSSAVYQT, encoded by the coding sequence ATGGTGAAGGGCTTTTACGGCAAACTGCTGCGCATTGATTTAACTAACCGGCTTTATCAGGCGGAAAGCATTCCGGAGGAAGTTTTAGCGCAATACCTGGGGGGGAAGGGGTTAGGCAGTTATTTGTTATGGCAAGAGAATGTAGCAAAAGCCGACCCGCTGGGCCCGGGCAATAAGTTAATATTTGCTTTGGGCCCTGCCACCGGCTCAGGCTTTTTTGGCGTGGGCCGGTTCGGGGTATTTGCCCGGTCACCGCTGACCGGAGGTTTTGGAGAGTCATACTGCGGCGGCAAAGCGGCAGAGGCCATGAAAGCAGCCGGCTATGACGCAGTAATTGTGGAAGGTTGTGCTGATCGGCCGGTATACTTGGAAATTTCCGACCGGGGGGTGGCTTTTAGGGAAGCCGCCCACCTTTGGGGCTTGGATACCATAAAGACCGAAGAAACTATTTTAAAAGAAGTGAACAGGCCGGGGGCCCAGGCGGTTGTAATTGGGCCGGCGGGGGAACAGCAGGTAGCCTTTGCCTGTCTGGAGAGCAGTTTCTGGCGTTCCGCCGGCCGGGGCGGCATGGGAGCGGTTTTGGGCAGTAAAAAAGTCAAGGGGATAGTATTTTACGGCACCGCCCGCAGTCCGGTGGCCGATGAAGCAGGACTGCAAGAACTGCTTACCGGGCTGGCACGCTCGGCTCAAGGGCAGCCCGGGGTGAAATTTTATCGCACTTACGGTACGCCGGGAATGGTAGCACTGCTCAATAAAGCCGGGGCTTTTCCCAGCCGTTATTGGTCTGCCGGCGAATTGCCGGAGTGGGAGCAAATAAGCGGTGAACGGCTGCTGGAACATTATCACGTACAGCCCCGGGCTTGCTGCCGCTGCCTGTTGGCCTGCGGTAAGCTGGTTACTGTTAAAACAGGGTTGCGGCGCGGTTTGCAGTTGGAGGGACCGGAATACGAAACAATCTATGCCTTTGGCGGTTTATGCTGCATTACTGACATGGACGAGATTATTTATCTCAACCACCTGTGCGACCGCCTGGGCATGGATACCATCACTGCCGGCAACCTGGTAGCCCTGGCTATGGAGGCAACCGCCAGGGGCAAGGGAAACCTGGACATCGCTTACGGAGACGCAGCGGCGACTGCCCGCCTGCTGGAACAAACGGCACGGCGGGAAGGGGCAGGGGCGGTCCTGGCAGACGGCATCATCCCGGCGGCTGAGCGCCTGGGCATGACTGAGGAAGCAGTGCATGTTAAGGGAATGGAACCGGCCGGTTATGATCCCCGAATATTAAAGGGGGTAGGGCTGGGATATGCCACCTCGGCCAGAGGGGCCTGCCATTTAAGGGCTACCTTTTATAAACCGGAACTGTCAGGTGTGATAAATCCAGACACCGTTGAGGGCAAACCGGAGTTGTACATTGAATATGAAAACCGGCTTACCGTTTTTAACACCTTAATTTTGTGCGTGTTTTTCAGGGATTTGGTGCAATGGGAACAACTGCAGGAACTGCTGCGGGTGCTTACAGGGTATAGCTATGAAGTTGGCGACCTAAGGCAGACGGCTAACCGCATCATCACATTAAACCGCATGTTTAACTTGCGTTGTGGCTTTGACCGGCGCCACGATACCCTGCCGGACAAAATATTTAAACAACCCTTGGCAGGCCGTGGCATCAGCCGGGATGAACTGGCCGGCATGGTACAAAGGTATTATCAACTGCGCGGCTGGGATGATAAGGGTATACCGGGCGAACTCAGCAGTGCTGTGTATCAAACTTGA
- the gabT gene encoding 4-aminobutyrate--2-oxoglutarate transaminase: MTRLKTDIPGPQSAQLLEKRRQYVARGVGNTGKFFVDRAKGALITDVDGNILIDFACGIGVTNVGHCPDDVIEAVKEQLAKYLHPCFHVSMYEPYVNLAEKLVSLTPGEYPKKAMFANSGAEAVENAVKIARKYTGKTGIISLECGFHGRTLMAMTLTSKVKPYKYGFGPFAPDVYKIPSAYCYRCYYGLQYPGCGLRCLEQLERFFTAECPADKIAAVIAEPVQGEGGFIVPPPEFLPGLQAICQENDIVFIADEVQTGFGRTGKMFACEHYDLQPDLMTLSKAIAAGFPISAVVGRADVMDAPNPGEIGGTYGGNPIACTAALAVIDKIQREDLCARANCIGAQIKERLKDMQEKFPAIGDVRGLGAMVAVEFVKDRQTREPDQELTARLVAECYKRGLVVLAAGIFSNVLRFLPPLVMTDGQLNEALDILEESLTSAVNQK; this comes from the coding sequence ATGACCAGATTAAAAACCGACATTCCGGGTCCTCAATCGGCACAGCTGTTAGAAAAACGCCGGCAGTATGTGGCAAGGGGGGTTGGCAATACCGGGAAATTTTTTGTTGACAGAGCCAAGGGGGCATTAATTACCGATGTAGACGGCAATATTTTGATCGATTTTGCCTGCGGCATTGGTGTAACCAACGTGGGCCACTGCCCGGACGATGTTATTGAGGCAGTTAAGGAGCAGTTGGCTAAGTACCTTCACCCATGCTTTCATGTTTCAATGTATGAACCCTATGTCAACCTGGCTGAAAAATTGGTGTCCCTTACGCCCGGCGAGTACCCCAAAAAGGCGATGTTTGCCAACAGCGGGGCGGAGGCAGTGGAAAACGCCGTTAAGATTGCCCGTAAATACACAGGGAAAACCGGCATTATTTCCCTGGAATGCGGTTTTCACGGCCGTACTTTAATGGCCATGACCTTAACCAGCAAGGTAAAACCCTATAAATACGGTTTTGGTCCTTTTGCCCCGGATGTTTATAAAATTCCTTCAGCCTACTGTTACCGTTGTTACTATGGTTTGCAATACCCTGGTTGCGGCCTCCGCTGTTTGGAACAACTGGAGCGGTTTTTTACCGCCGAGTGCCCGGCTGATAAAATAGCGGCCGTAATTGCCGAACCGGTGCAGGGCGAGGGAGGATTTATCGTGCCGCCGCCGGAATTCCTGCCCGGCTTGCAAGCCATTTGCCAGGAGAATGACATAGTGTTCATAGCAGATGAGGTACAAACAGGCTTTGGCAGAACCGGCAAAATGTTTGCATGTGAGCATTATGATTTGCAACCGGATTTAATGACCTTATCAAAAGCCATTGCGGCCGGTTTTCCAATAAGTGCCGTGGTGGGGCGGGCGGATGTCATGGATGCTCCTAATCCCGGTGAGATTGGCGGTACTTACGGAGGGAACCCGATTGCCTGCACAGCCGCCCTGGCGGTAATAGATAAGATCCAGAGGGAAGATCTTTGTGCAAGAGCTAACTGTATCGGCGCACAGATTAAAGAACGGCTGAAGGACATGCAGGAAAAATTCCCGGCTATTGGCGATGTGCGGGGTTTAGGTGCTATGGTTGCGGTAGAGTTTGTTAAAGACCGTCAAACCAGGGAACCTGATCAAGAATTAACAGCCCGGCTGGTGGCAGAGTGTTACAAACGTGGCCTGGTGGTGCTGGCAGCCGGCATTTTCAGCAATGTACTGAGATTTCTCCCCCCCCTGGTCATGACTGACGGTCAACTAAATGAAGCGCTGGATATCCTGGAAGAATCCCTGACATCAGCTGTTAACCAAAAATAG
- a CDS encoding L,D-transpeptidase, translating into MKTRYMALFLTIFLLFFFWQHLQLPAMKPLSRAKLVYRDAKYTVYRQANQVIIKKGFQKTTVQVSENTFLKAAVIKNKTPEQPPMKDVDIKEGLLLAGKENSYLIRLEPEIKLITGYPNPGTDQPKIIILKDSNLLFFYSQGQLIKKYRVATGKKEYYTPEGTFKIVNKLSFPAGQDSLYGTRWMGLAVPDDKDKRADHDARAPVGHKYGIHGTNEPASIGRDASGGCIRLNNRDAEELYSMVPLGTQVEIRNKS; encoded by the coding sequence ATGAAGACAAGATATATGGCCTTATTTCTAACTATCTTTTTGCTTTTTTTCTTCTGGCAGCACTTGCAGCTGCCGGCCATGAAGCCGTTATCCAGGGCCAAGTTGGTTTACCGGGACGCAAAATACACCGTGTACCGGCAAGCAAACCAGGTGATCATAAAAAAAGGGTTCCAAAAAACAACTGTGCAGGTTTCAGAGAATACTTTTCTTAAGGCAGCTGTAATAAAAAACAAAACCCCGGAGCAACCGCCCATGAAAGATGTTGATATCAAGGAGGGCTTGCTGCTTGCAGGGAAAGAAAACAGTTACCTGATAAGGTTGGAACCGGAGATCAAATTAATAACAGGTTATCCCAACCCGGGAACCGACCAACCCAAAATTATTATCTTAAAAGACAGTAACCTGCTGTTTTTTTACAGCCAGGGGCAGTTGATCAAGAAATACCGGGTAGCTACCGGCAAAAAGGAATATTACACTCCCGAAGGGACATTTAAAATTGTCAATAAACTATCTTTCCCGGCCGGCCAGGATTCCCTTTACGGCACCCGTTGGATGGGTTTGGCAGTGCCGGATGACAAGGATAAACGGGCCGACCATGACGCCAGAGCGCCGGTTGGCCATAAATACGGCATCCATGGCACCAACGAACCGGCTTCTATCGGCCGCGACGCTTCGGGCGGCTGTATTCGTTTAAATAACCGGGATGCAGAAGAATTGTACAGTATGGTGCCGCTGGGCACGCAGGTTGAAATCAGAAACAAATCGTAA
- a CDS encoding (Fe-S)-binding protein: MSIYDNIKGIEEEIIKCMKCGNCQAVCPVYKETLSESGVARGKIQLAAKILKGEARYSPELYKKFDLCLQCQACSANCPCGVKAHKIIMAARAELARQKMLPFAKKAAFNLLKKPFLFDFGLRLGSVCQGLAFRKNATGMSPRFPIGLEMRRVVPALADKPLRSLLPEVNKAPRARKKVAFFTGCVTNYIYTSVGKAVVEVLNQNGVDVIIPKEQHCCGAPAIINGDIETGKAMAKSHLDIFSKYNVDAIITVCGTCGGTFEQKYVELLADDPVYSAKAKATARKIRDISEYLVDDLKINFAKMGRVPISFTYHEPCHIGRGMGLSRQPLELLTQIPGITYKPMKQPNRCCGSAGSFSLTNYEVSFEILKKKLADIQSTNADVVVTGCGSCRMQLEDGIAQEKMPHKVMHVIEVVQMAYQKAKETC; this comes from the coding sequence ATGAGTATTTACGATAACATTAAGGGAATTGAAGAAGAAATAATCAAATGCATGAAATGTGGTAACTGCCAGGCTGTATGCCCTGTTTACAAGGAAACCCTGTCTGAATCCGGTGTGGCCAGAGGGAAAATCCAGCTGGCGGCCAAGATTCTCAAAGGAGAAGCCAGATACTCCCCTGAGTTGTATAAAAAGTTTGACCTTTGTCTGCAATGCCAGGCCTGCAGCGCCAATTGTCCCTGCGGTGTCAAGGCCCATAAAATCATTATGGCAGCCAGGGCAGAACTGGCCAGGCAAAAAATGTTGCCCTTTGCTAAAAAAGCTGCCTTTAATTTGCTGAAGAAACCGTTTTTGTTTGATTTCGGTTTGCGTTTAGGAAGTGTATGCCAGGGCCTGGCTTTTCGGAAAAACGCCACCGGCATGAGCCCCCGTTTTCCCATCGGCTTGGAAATGCGCCGGGTGGTGCCTGCTCTGGCTGATAAGCCCCTGCGCTCACTGTTGCCGGAGGTAAACAAGGCCCCCCGTGCCCGCAAAAAAGTAGCTTTCTTTACCGGCTGCGTAACAAACTATATTTACACCTCAGTGGGCAAAGCAGTGGTAGAGGTGCTGAACCAGAACGGCGTAGATGTTATTATTCCTAAAGAACAACACTGCTGCGGTGCCCCGGCTATTATTAACGGTGACATTGAAACGGGTAAGGCGATGGCCAAATCACACCTTGATATTTTCAGCAAATATAATGTAGATGCCATTATTACTGTATGCGGTACTTGCGGTGGCACCTTTGAACAAAAGTATGTGGAGTTGCTGGCGGATGACCCGGTTTATAGCGCCAAGGCCAAAGCAACAGCTCGCAAGATACGCGATATTTCTGAATATCTGGTAGATGACCTGAAGATTAATTTTGCTAAAATGGGCCGGGTTCCCATATCATTTACCTATCACGAGCCCTGTCATATTGGCAGGGGCATGGGCTTATCCCGCCAGCCCCTGGAATTGCTTACCCAAATACCGGGTATTACTTACAAACCCATGAAGCAGCCCAACCGTTGCTGTGGCAGTGCAGGATCGTTCAGTTTAACTAACTATGAAGTATCCTTTGAAATACTAAAGAAAAAATTAGCTGACATTCAAAGCACCAATGCCGACGTGGTGGTAACCGGCTGCGGTTCCTGCCGGATGCAGTTGGAAGACGGTATTGCCCAAGAAAAAATGCCGCACAAGGTAATGCACGTAATTGAAGTGGTGCAAATGGCGTATCAAAAGGCCAAAGAAACCTGTTAA
- a CDS encoding FAD-binding oxidoreductase codes for MSKAQAIEALVKAIGKENVITEHEELVCYSFDATADVPSQMPDVVVTPRGTDDVVQIMKVASQYKIPVYPRGAGTNLCGDTIPLKGGIVLRTQKMNKIIEIDADNLVAVVQPGVVINDLNTAVAPFGLIYPPDPGTVATATMGGSVSECSGGLRGLKYGVTKHYVMGLEVVMVDGTVARFGGKTVKNVTAYDMVKLFTGAEGTLGIITEITVKLIPAPEAKKSMLAVFSKLEDAGNTVTEIVRSKVIPATMEIMDQVTIRTVENFAKVGLPTDAEAVLLIEVDGIPEVVEREAATVVKVVEKNNGNIKVAKDDKERDGLWAARRAALPALAQMKPTTVLEDATVPRSRLTEMLVALQNIAKKYNLMIGTFGHAGDGNLHPTILTDERNTEEMKRVHQAVDEIFKTALELGGTISGEHGIGMAKAKYLPLEFGEQGVEIMRKVKRALDPDNLLNPGKMMG; via the coding sequence ATGTCCAAGGCACAAGCTATTGAGGCACTTGTCAAGGCAATCGGCAAAGAAAACGTTATTACCGAGCATGAGGAACTGGTTTGTTATTCCTTTGATGCTACAGCTGATGTACCCAGCCAGATGCCTGATGTGGTGGTTACTCCGCGCGGCACGGATGATGTAGTGCAAATTATGAAGGTTGCCAGCCAGTATAAGATACCGGTCTATCCCCGGGGAGCCGGCACCAACCTGTGCGGCGATACCATACCTTTAAAGGGCGGCATTGTTTTAAGAACGCAAAAAATGAATAAAATTATTGAGATTGACGCAGACAACCTGGTGGCCGTGGTACAGCCGGGTGTTGTGATTAACGACCTAAATACGGCCGTGGCTCCCTTTGGCTTGATTTATCCGCCTGACCCCGGTACAGTTGCCACCGCCACCATGGGCGGCAGTGTATCCGAATGTTCCGGTGGCCTGAGAGGGCTAAAATACGGCGTTACCAAGCACTATGTGATGGGCTTGGAAGTGGTTATGGTTGATGGTACTGTGGCCCGTTTCGGCGGCAAAACCGTAAAGAATGTCACCGCCTATGACATGGTAAAATTATTTACCGGGGCGGAAGGGACCCTTGGCATTATTACTGAGATAACCGTTAAGCTGATTCCGGCCCCCGAAGCCAAGAAATCAATGCTGGCTGTTTTTAGTAAGCTGGAAGATGCAGGTAATACGGTGACTGAGATTGTGCGCAGCAAGGTTATTCCTGCCACCATGGAAATTATGGATCAGGTAACCATCCGGACGGTAGAAAACTTCGCCAAGGTTGGTCTGCCCACTGATGCAGAGGCGGTCTTGTTGATTGAAGTGGACGGTATTCCGGAAGTGGTAGAACGGGAAGCTGCCACTGTGGTTAAAGTTGTTGAGAAAAACAATGGCAATATTAAAGTAGCCAAAGATGATAAAGAGCGTGACGGTCTGTGGGCAGCCCGCCGTGCCGCTTTGCCTGCCCTGGCCCAGATGAAGCCGACAACTGTGCTGGAGGACGCCACAGTTCCCCGCAGCCGGCTGACTGAAATGCTGGTGGCTCTGCAAAACATTGCCAAAAAATATAATTTGATGATAGGTACCTTTGGTCATGCCGGGGACGGCAATTTACATCCCACCATTCTGACGGATGAACGCAACACAGAAGAAATGAAGCGGGTGCACCAGGCGGTGGATGAAATCTTTAAGACGGCTTTGGAACTGGGAGGCACTATCAGCGGCGAGCATGGCATCGGCATGGCTAAGGCTAAATACCTGCCGTTGGAGTTTGGTGAGCAGGGCGTGGAAATTATGCGTAAAGTAAAACGAGCCCTGGATCCTGATAACTTGCTGAACCCCGGCAAAATGATGGGCTAA
- a CDS encoding YaiI/YqxD family protein produces the protein MPPQIIIDADACPKTVLAIVQQTCNRFGLAWLTVASLEHNISSQHHIVVDNAAQEADIQIINLTRRGDIVVTQDWGLAAVILAKGAAAISPWGKIYRESTIDFMLEEREIKARHRRAGGRTKGPRKRTAEDDRHFARQLKKLIEEVI, from the coding sequence ATGCCGCCCCAAATTATTATTGATGCGGATGCCTGTCCTAAAACAGTATTGGCCATCGTGCAGCAAACCTGCAACCGGTTTGGCCTGGCATGGTTGACGGTAGCCAGTTTAGAGCACAATATCTCTTCGCAGCACCACATTGTGGTGGACAACGCCGCCCAGGAAGCAGACATACAGATTATTAATTTAACCCGGCGGGGCGATATAGTTGTTACGCAGGATTGGGGTCTGGCCGCTGTCATCCTGGCCAAAGGGGCGGCGGCCATATCCCCCTGGGGCAAAATTTACCGTGAGAGCACCATTGATTTTATGCTGGAAGAACGGGAAATCAAAGCCAGGCACCGCAGGGCCGGCGGGCGAACTAAAGGCCCCCGCAAGCGTACGGCGGAGGACGACCGGCATTTTGCAAGGCAGCTTAAAAAACTGATTGAGGAAGTAATATGA
- a CDS encoding cell division FtsA domain-containing protein, with translation MAKITFDENNAVFALDIGTRTVIGLVVEPKGGQMKILAQAMVEHQSRAMLDGQIHDIPRVTEAVLKVKSALEKKLKAPLKKVAIAAAGRSLKTCRCRVDQELVEDLEIEAIMIHALELLGVQRAQELLAEEALPGDEEKFYCVGHSVVGYYLNDYPIANLEGHRGKKISAEVLATFLPASVVNSLYAVLARVGLEPLCLTLEPIAASEVVIPEQLRLLNLALVDVGAGTTDIAISRDGTITAYGMVPTAGDEITELIVENLMVDFMTAEQIKRSLGQGGNIQYQDVLGIKATVNCAEIIKMIEPAVENLAAEIAGHVLELNGQTPPKSVMCVGGGSQLPSLVEKIAHKLGLLPQRVVIRNRSHINCLSDTRSKDLTGPEGVTVAGIAALAAKKRGQNFITVTVNGRPFTLFNTGHLTVLQALSRLNFNPRELLGRHGKDLQFTLNGKPKTVYGQLAKPAAITVNGRPAHLKTLLQDGDVILVEKAINGRDATAKVGDFLEGAAAGHQQLCLLNGKPADPEQLIASGDVLEIAVLQANEHNREFSMPEVNREVLPAAESFAAGRRPAAAPADQVSITVLVNGRTVVMTGKKEYILIDIFNYYDLDPGQAKGKVSIMRNGHAAEYTELLQDGDVIEISW, from the coding sequence ATGGCCAAGATAACCTTCGATGAAAACAATGCCGTTTTTGCCTTAGATATCGGGACCAGGACGGTTATCGGACTGGTGGTTGAGCCAAAGGGCGGGCAAATGAAAATATTAGCCCAGGCCATGGTTGAACATCAAAGCAGGGCCATGCTGGACGGGCAGATCCACGATATTCCCCGGGTGACTGAGGCGGTGCTGAAAGTTAAATCTGCCTTAGAGAAAAAATTAAAAGCACCCTTGAAAAAAGTAGCCATTGCCGCTGCCGGCCGTTCCTTAAAAACTTGCCGTTGCCGGGTTGATCAAGAACTGGTTGAGGATTTAGAGATTGAAGCCATAATGATTCATGCCCTTGAACTGCTGGGGGTACAAAGGGCGCAAGAATTGTTGGCCGAGGAAGCCCTGCCGGGGGATGAGGAGAAATTTTATTGCGTGGGTCACAGTGTGGTGGGATATTACTTAAACGATTATCCCATTGCCAACTTAGAAGGGCATCGAGGCAAGAAAATCAGTGCCGAAGTGCTGGCTACTTTTTTGCCGGCATCGGTGGTCAACAGTTTATATGCCGTACTGGCGCGGGTTGGTTTAGAACCCTTATGCTTAACCCTGGAGCCTATAGCTGCCAGTGAAGTAGTTATACCGGAGCAATTGCGCTTGCTGAACCTGGCCCTGGTGGATGTGGGGGCCGGAACAACCGATATTGCCATTTCCAGGGACGGTACTATAACTGCATACGGTATGGTGCCAACGGCGGGTGACGAAATCACAGAATTAATTGTGGAAAACCTGATGGTAGATTTTATGACTGCAGAACAAATCAAACGCAGCCTGGGACAGGGAGGCAATATACAATACCAAGACGTACTTGGTATTAAAGCGACCGTTAACTGTGCGGAAATTATCAAGATGATAGAGCCCGCTGTGGAAAATTTGGCGGCAGAGATTGCCGGGCATGTGCTTGAACTAAACGGCCAAACACCGCCCAAGTCTGTTATGTGTGTGGGTGGTGGTTCTCAATTGCCGTCCTTGGTAGAAAAAATTGCCCATAAGCTGGGCCTGCTGCCGCAGCGGGTGGTAATCCGCAATCGTTCCCACATTAACTGCCTGTCAGATACACGCAGTAAAGATCTAACCGGACCTGAGGGAGTAACGGTGGCAGGTATTGCAGCCCTGGCTGCCAAAAAGCGGGGACAAAATTTTATTACTGTCACAGTTAACGGACGGCCCTTTACGCTGTTCAATACCGGTCATCTAACCGTGCTGCAGGCACTGAGCCGGCTGAATTTTAACCCCAGAGAATTGCTGGGGCGTCATGGGAAGGACTTGCAATTTACCTTGAACGGTAAACCCAAAACGGTCTATGGCCAGCTGGCTAAACCGGCGGCAATTACCGTAAACGGGCGGCCGGCCCATTTAAAGACACTGTTGCAGGACGGTGACGTAATCCTGGTGGAAAAAGCAATTAACGGCCGGGATGCGACAGCCAAAGTGGGTGATTTTTTAGAAGGCGCTGCTGCCGGGCACCAACAGCTATGCCTGCTTAACGGAAAACCGGCAGATCCGGAACAGCTTATTGCATCAGGCGATGTGTTAGAAATAGCAGTTTTACAGGCAAATGAACATAACAGAGAATTCTCAATGCCTGAAGTTAACCGGGAGGTATTGCCGGCGGCCGAAAGTTTTGCTGCAGGCCGCCGGCCTGCAGCGGCTCCGGCGGACCAGGTATCAATAACAGTGCTTGTTAACGGCCGGACTGTGGTTATGACAGGCAAAAAGGAATATATATTAATAGATATCTTTAATTATTACGATCTGGATCCCGGCCAGGCTAAGGGAAAGGTTAGTATAATGAGAAACGGCCATGCTGCCGAGTATACAGAATTATTGCAGGATGGCGATGTAATAGAAATTTCCTGGTAG
- a CDS encoding RidA family protein produces MNKTIISTDQAPAAIGPYSQAVKAGNFLFISGQIPIDPATGNVVAGDIQDQTRQCIKNLQAICEAAGASLRDVVKTSVFIKDMNQFARVNEIYAQYFSDEPPARACVEVSCLPKNVLVEIEAVVYIK; encoded by the coding sequence TTGAACAAGACAATTATTAGCACGGACCAGGCGCCGGCAGCCATCGGGCCGTACTCGCAGGCAGTAAAAGCCGGCAATTTCCTGTTTATTTCCGGCCAAATTCCTATTGATCCGGCTACCGGCAATGTAGTGGCAGGAGATATTCAAGATCAAACCCGGCAGTGCATCAAAAACCTGCAGGCTATTTGCGAAGCCGCCGGCGCAAGTTTAAGGGATGTTGTGAAAACATCTGTTTTTATTAAGGATATGAACCAATTTGCCCGGGTCAATGAAATTTATGCTCAATACTTTAGCGATGAACCGCCGGCCCGGGCTTGTGTAGAGGTATCTTGCTTACCGAAAAATGTTTTAGTTGAAATTGAAGCTGTTGTTTATATTAAGTAA